The following coding sequences are from one Lycium ferocissimum isolate CSIRO_LF1 chromosome 3, AGI_CSIRO_Lferr_CH_V1, whole genome shotgun sequence window:
- the LOC132049970 gene encoding uncharacterized protein LOC132049970, producing MDHETGESLDSMHSDNKNCEHGDFECNICFEIAQDPIVTLCGHLYCWPCLCEWLQVHSHSHECPVCKALIEEQKLVPIYGRGKSSSDPRARIRPRVNIPNRPVFGPRPQTAPALDMNYFQPNELDPMGGFMPMASARFGNLTLSALFGAIPAFFNLHVQGFHDATVYGATTGVPYLFSSSVHGGYAHGFHHSTNVDGTKFFIKMFLLIAGFLLVVSLIL from the coding sequence ATGGATCACGAGACTGGTGAATCATTGGACTCTATGCATTCAGATAATAAGAATTGCGAGCATGGCGATTTTGAATGCAATATCTGCTTTGAAATAGCACAAGATCCTATTGTGACCCTTTGCGGCCACCTTTATTGTTGGCCTTGTCTTTGTGAATGGTTGCAAGTTCATTCACATTCCCACGAATGCCCAGTTTGTAAGGCTCTAATAGAAGAGCAGAAGTTAGTTCCCATATATGGTCGAGGCAAGTCAAGCTCTGACCCGAGGGCTCGTATACGTCCAAGGGTGAACATTCCTAACCGTCCAGTCTTTGGGCCAAGACCACAAACAGCTCCAGCCCTAGATATGAACTATTTCCAGCCCAATGAGTTGGATCCAATGGGCGGATTCATGCCTATGGCCAGTGCAAGGTTCGGGAACTTGACATTATCTGCTCTATTCGGAGCTATTCCAGCTTTTTTTAACCTTCATGTGCAAGGATTTCATGATGCTACTGTATACGGTGCGACTACAGGAGTTCCATACCTCTTTTCAAGTTCAGTTCATGGGGGTTATGCTCATGgctttcatcattcaacaaatGTAGATGGGACAAAGTTCTTCATCAAGATGTTTCTCTTGATTGCTGGTTTCCTCTTAGTTGTTTCCTTAATTTTGTAG
- the LOC132048743 gene encoding brassinosteroid-responsive RING protein 1-like: protein MVDNHFVPHNYLHHHSAFIAPAHTYSYEDPYLRAATNNINGYYYPQTSEYIDDVFVTDDASLFRTNMQNRHPSQAHNHRQVPPNHYRNSRNSTGDYLAPHTNSVFPYTYSYLWDPYYYQPTIELVDDAYVTTDVHHLIETMRILDRNFGSRLNELPFDYTAFLDLGDDDTQVVDQEENIIMLKTRSHCAKVEVTNSEGTVLGADDREEICAICLCEYENDDTIGTLDCRHEYHASCIEQWLLKGKQNCPICRSSVLPS, encoded by the coding sequence ATGGTCGATAATCACTTTGTTCCACATAATTACTTGCATCACCACTCTGCTTTTATTGCTCCCGCTCATACATATAGTTATGAGGATCCATATTTGAGGGCAGCGACAAATAACATTAATGGGTATTATTATCCACAAACAAGTgaatatattgatgatgtttttGTCACAGATGATGCTTCTCTGTTTCGTACAAATATGCAAAATCGTCATCCTTCACAAGCCCACAATCATCGTCAAGTTCCGCCAAATCACTACAGAAATTCAAGAAACAGTACTGGTGATTACTTGGCTCCACATACCAACTCTGTTttcccatatacatattcatatttgtGGGATCCCTAttactatcaaccaacaattgAATTGGTTGATGATGCCTATGTCACAACTGATGTCCATCACTTAATAGAGACGATGCGAATTCTTGACCGCAACTTTGGTAGTCGTCTCAACGAACTGCCATTTGATTATACAGCGTTTCTTGATCTAGGGGATGATGACACACAAGTAGTCGACCAGGAGGAGAATATTATCATGTTGAAAACAAGAAGTCATTGTGCTAAGGTTGAAGTAACTAATTCAGAAGGGACTGTTTTAGGTGCTGATGATAGAGAAGAAATATGTGCCATATGCctatgtgaatatgagaatgatgACACAATTGGTACACTTGACTGCAGACATGAGTATCACGCCAGTTGCATAGAGCAATGGCTGCTGAAGGGGAAGCAAAATTGTCCAATTTGTCGTTCTTCGGTTTTGCCATCATAG
- the LOC132049969 gene encoding HVA22-like protein k, with protein MDPEVGLRLLFSPLGSNIVVRTACCSVGVVLPVYSTFKAIEGRDENEQKKWLLYWAAYGSFSIVELFTDKFLRWFPLYYHMKFAFLVWLQLPTTDGARQMYMTHLRPFLLKHQARLDQVVGFCYGQMSKFVSRHQAEIQFVRALLMKTFLSANQFASEFIHPERRHVSGAIRGPRQQVDTSDSEDGE; from the exons ATGGATCCCGAG GTTGGATTGAGACTACTTTTTTCTCCACTGGGTTCTAATATTGTTGTGCGGACAGCATG CTGTTCTGTGGGGGTTGTTTTACCTGTTTATTCCACATTTAAGGCAATTGAGGGAAGAGATGAAAATGAGCAGAAAAAGTGGCTTCTGTATTGGGCAG CTTATGGGTCTTTCAGTATTGTTGAGTTATTCACTGATAAGTTTCTCCGCTG GTTTCCACTGTATTACCACATGAAGTTTGCATTTCTTGTTTGGCTTCAACTCCCTACCACTGAT GGAGCAAGGCAAATGTATATGACTCACCTTCGTCCTTTCCTCTTGAAGCATCAGGCCAGACTGGACCAAGTAGTTGGATTTTGTTATGGTCAAATG TCCAAGTTTGTTAGCCGGCATCAAGCTGAAATCCAGTTCGTGAGGGCACTTCTGATGAAGACCTTCTTATCAG CAAACCAGTTTGCTTCAGAATTTATTCACCCTGAGCGAAGGCATGTGAGTGGCGCAATCAGAGGACCGAGACAGCAAGTTGACACTTCTGATTCTGAAGATGGAGAGTGA